The DNA window GCAATAGCTCCTCGTTTTCATATAACCTTTTCCTTTTGGAGCACTAGATTTCTATAATGACCAGCAAACCCCagtgaacatttttttattgttttcacaATAACAGGAGTTTCAGCTGACAAGCAAACCCCAACAAGCATATTCCGTACATTTATCTCTCAGAACGGAGTTTTATCGGGCACATCATTGGTGGTCATACTTTGGTATCTCTTGACTTTAAATTAACTTCAGGCTTAAGTTGATCTCATCTTGCTTAGGCATTCAACTAACTATGTCCGATAGTTTTTCCCCTACTTTGAGCaaaagcttcattttttttttacctcaattgcatgatttttttattgtttattgacAGATGTGTGACTTCTGAAATATGAACGTCTTACTTATCTAAGTTAGGATTCATGCTTGGGATCAGTCAGGTATTTGTGGACCACTAATAAATTGCACAACCAGTGAAGGTGAAAGATAACTAGTGTCTAAGATGCAGTATTAGCACATCCCAGAATTCATATGAAAGAAGGCTTTGGAATAACTTCAAAGCTGGAAATAAGTATGCTGtagtaaaaaaatttcatttttatcaatGAACTGGGTGGAAAATGATTGGATCTTTGTATGCAATGTCTTGAATTGTGCTGAGGGATTGTGATTTTAACAAACCCAtatggttgctttttttttctccttttttagaatCCTTGAGTTGCAATTTTTAGTGACTTCTTTCTGAATGCCTCTATAAATTGCAGAATGGTCGTGTAATTGGTGTTCAGCCTAACAGTTACATGGGATTGGTTTTAATGGCCTTGTTTTATTCTCTATGTCTCATGTTATGCTGTGTCTCAGCCTCTATCCTTTGATTCATGTCTTGTGGATGCTTTCACGCGGGTCTTATTTTTGCTGCGCATATTGACTCCAACCATggttgatttgaattttattgcaGTTTCAAAGAAGAAATCGAATTTACAAGGAGGAGCAGCGCAAATTAAGAGCAGCTTCAAAGAAAGCAGACGGTGAAGATGCAAAGATAGCCATCATGCATAGCCATAATTGATCATCTTTCGGAATGCAAGCAATAAAGGAACCAGTCTCTTTTCTTGGCCTTCCTATCTATCGACGTAGggtaaaaatatgattttggtGGCCAGTGGCATTCTAACCCTGGATTGTTTTGgtgatgatattaaattttcattaaaataatttttgttattaatatatctATTGTTTATCTTGGTGAATACAAggtttttaacttaaattattgtttccattgacaaaatattttataattattacaaaaaattaataaaaaatatcaagataatatcttagagtgaaaatttaaaaaatcataaatataataaaaccatgttgaagatttatttaaaaaattaaaaaaaaacaaactgaatagaattttcataaataatttattattagtgttCATGTAATAATAActgaagaaataataaaattcaaataaaaatttataagtatatttaataactttatcaaaattaaaaaataaataaatctaataaatttcttcaaagtatcaaaaaacaatatagaaaaaCACCAGACCTAGCACACCTGTAGAAGGTGAGGCACGCCTGCCTAaccttatttattttgaaaaaagcaCAAGTACTGTTAGCAAACGCtgatttaattttcaacattttttcgGATTCAATTTTTCCAAgtgcaaaaataataatagaaaaggaaatattaaatttattcaaactTGAGGGACCACAATGAAATCTACCAGGGATTGCATGCTGAGCAAACTCGACCTTTTGCTTCTGTTTGCAcgttaaaaaacttaaattagaTAGGTCCTTTCAAttcgttcttcttcttctgtttttttttttttttttaaaagccaactcgttatttaaaaaagaaaggaaaaaaaaaaaaaaagaggcaaactCGGTTTTAGCGTGGGTTTAATGATTTTTGGCTCTCTGCCGCCATCAGCGCCTGTCTCGCCACTCTTACTCCTTTGAAGTCCTCCTTCCTAAGTCTCTCACTGTCCGTAGAAATCCAAGCAGTAGAGCTATAAGATCGATTTCAACAGGTTAATCTCTCTCTTATTCTTAACCTTTCTTCATCAGTTACTTTTGTTCAGGCTAATATTTGCTGTCTGGGGTTTGGAGTTTGTGTAAGAAAGACAAGCTTCTATTAGGAGTAGAAAATACATGTTGCCTATTACTCCATCGACTTTCAATTTTACTGATTTTGAAGTCAAATTAGCCAAAATTCATATAGCTCCTCAATCTGTCTTATTCAatttgaattattgtttttttttaattaaaaaaccctaGGGTTTGTTGCTATAATCGttctattatcttttttatagttattCTTACCTTATTATCCTTTCATTCAAGGTGCTGTAGCTTCCTTAGGAAGATTTGAAGCTTTGATTGAAATTCAGATTGTCAGTGTCTGATAAAGCAATGGCTCGTATACCAAATGTAAGTTAATGATACCGAGGAATTCAAAACTGAATCGAgtttcaattttctcttttccGTGCTCATGTCTTCTTTTGCCTAATGGGTCCATGGTTATTATTTTTGCTGTTGGaattaatatagaaaaagaGGAAGATGTTTGTGAAGCCAATAGTGAAAAAGAAGCAGGCCAATGTGGATCATATCACTGGTGATAAGATACCTAAGAGCTTTGTTTTTGCGAGAGGAAAGTTGCCTGGCTCTCTCAGGCAACTTCAGATGGACTTGAGGAAGTTGATGCTTCCCTACACTGCTCTCAAGCTTAAggtgaaagttttttttttccttctcctcttcAAGCTCCTTTTCTATGTACATCAATTGTTTGTATTGAGAAATAAGTGCCGAATTGGTCTCTCCTAGCAGCTTCtctttgactcttttttttcttatatgagAGCGTTTAATTCTCAcgtggttttattttaattgttgaatACACTGATTTGTTTCTAACATTTTGCATTTTGGTTTCAGGAGAAGAAACGGAATAATCTCAAAGACTTCTTGAATGTTGCTGGGCCTATGGGTGTTTCTCATTTCCTTATATTGTCAAAAACTGAAACTGCACCATATTTGAGGGTTGCAAGGACCCCACAAGGCCCAACTCTTACGTTTAAGATACATGAGTATTCATTGGCAGCTGATGTTGCTCAATCTCAATTGCACCCTAGATGTCCGCAGGATCTTTTCAAAAATGCCCCTTTGgtaatttttctctctcaagaCACATGCAAGCAGTCATTCATTTCACTTTTGGAActgattgtttattttgattcatgTCTTGTTTACTGGATATCACCAGCATTTTGCATGGCTGGTAGCCAGGTGTGTTGAGTTTCAATCAAGCCTTAAGAATTGCGTCCTAGAGTGTGGGATTTTCTGGGCACTGTTATCTTTTGACAGATGTATACTACATGACTCCTAATGAAAATTGAAGGCCATctgcttgatttttcttctagaCTCCATATGCTGTTCTATTCTtcatttctataaaatattactGGTTTTGAATCTTAACTAAATGAGATACTGATAAGATTTCAATGCAGCACATCTCATTGTTGCAACTCTATGATTGTGGCTGCAGCCCCCCTCTGTCCACTTTTTCACACTTGAGTCTAAAACATATTATGGACTTGTTTTAAATGGGTGATTGAATTCTCAATTTACACCTCTTTGACTTGTACTTCAAATATTGATTTATGTCGTTTTGACAGATTGTTCTTTCTGGTTTTGGGTCTGGAGAACAACATTTAAAACTCACAACTGTAATGTTTCAGAAAATCTTTCCAGCCATTGATATTAATACTGTAAGTGCTTAAGCAAttctatttaaattttagaatcagCCAAGACTGTTTCCCCTCCTAATACACTCTTGTGGGATATTTCAGGTCAAACTTTCTTCTTGCCAGAGAATAGTGTTACTTAATTACAACAAAGACACAAAACTTATTGATTTCCGGCATTATTCCATCAAACTCCAGCCTGTAGGTGTCTCCCGTAGACTCAGAAAGTTTGTGCAGAACCGCCAAGTTCCTGATCTTAGAAATCTCCAAGATGTGAGCGACTTTGTCACTAAGTAAGAATGTttacttatttatgtttttatttttgacatcaaacaTAATAAGTTAACATGTGAAAAATAAGAGTTTGTTCCATTAATTTGTCATGTTTTGAATGTGCAAAGCAAATTTATTCGTTGCTATGATTGTGTGTGGACTTTCATAGTTAGGCTAAAGTAATTACATTTTATTTCGTTCATCAATATCAGTATTCCGTGTGGCTTTCTGGTTTCCAATTCTAGGtcaattatgatatttatagagAACTTACCTGGAGTCGGCATTTGAATCTGCTAAGAAAGTGTGTTCGCTAAATAATGAAGACAATGTGCATTATAGGATAGCTAGTTACATGTTTCCTTTCTTTAGTAGTAGTTCATGTTATCATTGCTAGCATTTCTTAAATGGAAGCACAAGGATTTCAAAAGTTATGACATCCTATTAGAAATTACAGAAgaggataaagaaaagaattaatgGTTTGGTTATATACTGACCAAACCTTTGGTGGTTGAATTAAGTTGATGGAACATGTCAATTTATTCCACCACTGTAAGACTGATTTTGAGGGAAAAACATTCTTATGGCATTAGGCTTTATTTGTGCTAAATAATGACCCAGCCTACCCCAGTCTAAGCTTATCCATGCCATAAACTCAtcatcaaattgaataaaaagagaaacaagCATGGAAAATCGGATATGAAACTCAGTTTTATAATATGTTATAGTTATTATTAGCTGTGGTCTTGTGTGATCTGTGAAGGGCTGGTTATGGATCAGAAAGTGAAGGAGATGATGAAGCGGCGACAGTAACTTTGGCTAATGATCTTGGTAGAGTTAATAAAGCTTCTACAAAAAGCGCTGTGAAGCTCCAGGAGATTGGACCCAGAATGGTTCTTCAACTTGTTAAGATTGAGGAAGGATTATGTTCTGGTGATGTCATCTTCAGTGAATATGGTATGTTTATTGTATAGATTGCGACCTTGATTTTCTTCATGGAATATGCATGATCCAAACAGTGTGGTAATTGCCTTTTCATGACATTACATCTTTAGTTGTTTCTCACACCTAGTTCTTGATCCCCCAccgtgtgtttgtgtgtgtctgtgtgtaTGTATTTGGCTACCAAAGTGCCTGGAGCTCTTTTAGCATCGTATAATCCCCAGAACTGAGACATGTTAGTCATTCCCGCATGCAGCAGACAATTAAAATAGAACAAATCCCTGCGTAGACCCAAGGGGCTGTTAGGCGCAGGtttctttgaattatattaCAGCCTGTTTGGGAATGCGGTTCAAAACACGTTCCcccaaaaattgaatttttttttgcttaaaattaatttttttatgtttttagatcgttttgaagtgttaatgttaaaaatgattttaaaaaaataaaaaaaacattattttgatgcatttctaaacgaaaagcATTTTGAACTGCAATCGCTACTACATTCTCAAACATACCATTTGTCCTCTGTGCCGTTCTTTGCTCCAGTCATCCCCTTTTGAAAACACTGGATTATTAGATTCACATCTTAATGTTCATTTATACAGGAACTGCAAGTGAGCAAAGGCAGGAAACGAATCAGAACAATGAGGAAGATGCTGGAGATGATGAAGATAGCGACTAGTCAAGTCAGCAAATTGAGTGATCGGCAGTAAACATTTGATGTCACTTGGTGGTGATTATGGGTGGGTGTTCCTAACTCAAAGGTGCCCGAATGAGAGGATGCTAATTTGGAAAAATTTTGTTAGTTTTGTGGCAGTGGCACCacgcattttattttttgttttgttcaagTTATAACAGgtgaaaggttttttttctctcacttcAAAGAAAGTTGTAATTGGTGTTGCTCTCATTTTCCATGGCCATGGAAGAAGAAAGTTCCTATACTTTTTCTTTAACCTAGAcgccctgaaaaaaaaaaaaaaaaaaaaaaaagggagaaagaagagaagcatGGGGACAACCTTCTCTTTATTCTCTAATGCAAAGcaagcaaaaagaaagaaagaaggcgTTGTATGTATTTTCAAGGATTTTAACAATCAAACTTCACAGTTAACAGCTAAATCTACAACGAAAAATCTCATATAGAGGTGCTAGAACGAAAGAAGGCCCCCTTCGGGCAGACGCAACTATTGGGATGAGTCCGTGGTGAAACTCCAAGCCCCCTTGCTTTCTGGCTCGGAAGGCAAGACGGACACTCAAGGATTGAAGAAACAGCTCGGTCATAATGCGACCAACAATCTGATTTTAGGGGACTGCTTCACCGATAGAGTCTTTGCAGAAGGATGTAACTTGAGAGCATGAAATAGCAAACAGGGCAAGCCAGAGTGTTGCAGTTGCCAAATTAGGTGGTCATGCAAAAGGCAGTGGTGCTTAAAGCTGTCAATTGGCATGGGCAGCTCATCGCAGGTCGAGGCTGCAGGTGCTGAGGTGCTTATTTTCCATGCCAGCACGCTCGAAACAAACTTTTCAGGGTGTCCAAGAATAAAACATGGCAAATGGGTGCTTATCAGAAAATAAGAAGCGATTGTCCTTAACCAGGTTTCAGGGActaaaaagaagcaaaagaaaggTGGTGGTTAAAGCTATGGCAGCACTGAGTCTTGTCCAAGCATAAAGCTAGGCTTTCTTGCACGAGCTGATGCAATAAGCCTGACTGTCGCTACTTGACTACTTGACCTAACtacctaagaaaaaaaaacaaatatctaacCTGTCGTTTTTTCAAGGGGAAATGTGTATCTAATATTATTACTCAAGAAATCTTAACCAATCAATATAAATTCCATGATACaagattatttatattaaaagaaaagaaagatattattatCAAAGCATTTTATCTTATATAGGTTATATTACTggttttatcttaaattattaaGGGTTTATTGTCAGGGGCGGAGCTAGAAATTTTTTCTACCCTGGGCTACGATACAAatacacataaattattttttaagatcaatcatTAACTcgtatatataaatttatcaaattaacaataaagtttcaatccaaatacataacataatatatatatatatatatatattaagtacataaaattgaaaataaaaataaattacactatCAAAGTTGCACCATTTGATGTTTTGTAGAATAGAATTTATATGTGATCGAATCCGAATCAATATCTTCAACAAGCTCTCGTTCAAtgtaaatcatcataaaatCTGTCAAgaacttctcttttattttattgcgaagcacaattttaacatgtttcatagctgaaaatgctcGCTCTGTAGTGGCAGTGGAAACGGGCAAAGTCAAAACAAGACGAATCAACCTGTCAATCAAATAATAGTGTTGCGACTTATTTATTTCAGTTAATCCTCAATATAATTTAGAAATGGTAAACATATTCTGAAAGCTCTTATGATGAATCACATCAATCTGATAATGCTCTAGTTGAGATATCAAATAATACACATCTTGTTCATTGAAATCTCCAGGTTAAAATTTCTCAGCAAGcttgtaaatattatcatcatctttaaatgatttaaagttgtCCTTAGATTCTAAAGTAGAGCTAAGTACAAGGAGTTCCAATGTCCCATCACTGaatctagaatttaatttttccaactaaaaatctattgttgagttaaatatatcataatgataatattagtaAACTATCACTGATCTTTGTTTCTGACATGAACGACCTGTAGCCTTTTTATACGAAGCATTCATATGTGGTATGTCAATCTCATATTTTGTGCAAACAGATTGCACATTTGTAAATAGAAGATCAAATCTGGCATCTCTCAAAGTTCGAAGTAATGCTTTAGTAGTTGACACAAGATCCATTGCATTTAAGATGTCAAGAGATTTTTACTGCAAAGCTCGACAAAGTAAATCAGTACTCCCTATTATTTTATGCATCAAATataagatgaatataaattcaaaagatttcatCACAATCAAACAACCACCAGCTTCTCCATGTATAGAGTTAAAAGATCCTTCTTAAACCATACTTTCAAGCACAATAATAGTTGCatcatacatatttattaaGCTGTAAATAGAATCAAAATGAGAGCTCCAATGAGTGGTTCCACTTCGATGTAAATTACCGATTTGATTAGCTCCTCTACCAGTCTCACGTTCTCTAGTAGCTACCATATGTGTAATTTCTATAGCCTGAGTATAATGTAACTCGATATGGTGTTTGAGAGAAGCACTAATAAGATTGATAATGGTTgtcaattttgagaaaaataactaTATAGAAATCTCATTTCCAGCTGCTGTAACTAATGTCAGTTGTAGTCGGTGAGCAGAACAATGTACATAATATACATAAGGGCAatctttaagaaataaaacttgTAGTCCGTTCCATGCGCCACACATATTACTAGCACAGCATACCCTTGACCTCGCATATTGAGAATATACAAGTTATATCGAGCAAGAACatcacaaatttctttttttgagtcTTAAAGAGGTAGTATCTGAAACATgcacaataccaaaaaaaaacgcTCTAGTAAAAAACCATGAATGTTAATAAATCTCAAAACAATAgccatttgttctttatttgatgCATATTTGGCTTCGTCaaccaaaatacaaaattttgcATCTCTAACTTCTTCACAAATCCTTTTCCTCACTTTGTTCGCAAGAATATGCAAAGTCTCTTTTTGAATAGTCGGTGAGGTATACTTTGCATTTTTCGGAGCTTTTTATAAGGCAACATCATCAATGTCAACATTTAATCTCCTCATAAGTCTTATCATCTCCACAAAATTGCCCTGATTATTAGAAGCTGAAGATTCATCATGACCTCTAAATGCACATGCTTGTAAGTTAAGCCATCGAACACTTGCAATTGTTATCCTAAGTCGTAACTGATTTTCTGAACTTCTTCAACATTTTTTGCATTCAACACTTTATCAATATGTCTACTTACTTCCATTAAATCTTCAGCAGATTTCACAATATTATTATATGGTGAAGTGGGACTTCCCACATGCATAAAAAATGCACATCTAACCCCATCATTAACCCTCTTCCAACTTTTCAAGCTTTCGGTGGTGAATATGGGATGACGAGGcactttgttttcaaagataaagcatggaaaacaaaatattgtatCCTTTGATGGGGAGGACTCTAACCAAGGAAATTGATCAAACCAAGTTTATTGAAATCAACAATATTGTCTCCCTAATTCAGTCCTCGGATACTCTACTAACTTAGGTTGATATAGACCCATTTTGATATAagctcttttaatttcatcttgttgattaatAGGATGTTGCCACAATGGAATTCGTATCCTAGGATCTCGTTCAAGagtattaacatcaattttaacTCTCTAAGGTTTGAAAGGGGGTTGGTCATTATGATTTGAGACATCAATATTGGATGAATAATGTCATTTACTGGTTGATGTTTGCTCGCTtggtttaaagaatgaaaacatagtttttcctctcttgtttccttgatttttcattataatttatataaccTATTCAAGTACAGGGGATTAGGGAAGTCAGATGTAAGATGAAGAAATACTAATATCACAATAGGATATTCATGAAATACAGACTACCACCATTCATAATACTTTTATAGATACAAAAATCAtgtatttaaaattacaaatcaacagaaatcaaagaaattagTGCTTTATCCAACAAATTGAAACATAGAAGAAAAAAGTATTCATTTATTACCCGTGGTGAATTTTGACTTATGTGCAGAGAAGAAGAAACCTTAACTACTCTCAAGCTAGCTATGAAGGGATGATTGTGATGGCTTTAAAAACCCATAAATGCCCCACTGCTTATATGTACAAGTTTTATGCCTTTTAAGGAGAAAGG is part of the Populus trichocarpa isolate Nisqually-1 chromosome 2, P.trichocarpa_v4.1, whole genome shotgun sequence genome and encodes:
- the LOC7487782 gene encoding uncharacterized protein LOC7487782 isoform X1, which codes for MASGWGITGNKGRCYDFWIDFSECMSQCREPKDCAFLREDYLECLHHSKEEFQLTSKPQQAYSVHLSLRTEFYRAHHWWSYFVSKKKSNLQGGAAQIKSSFKESRR
- the LOC7478840 gene encoding peter Pan-like protein, which translates into the protein MARIPNKKRKMFVKPIVKKKQANVDHITGDKIPKSFVFARGKLPGSLRQLQMDLRKLMLPYTALKLKEKKRNNLKDFLNVAGPMGVSHFLILSKTETAPYLRVARTPQGPTLTFKIHEYSLAADVAQSQLHPRCPQDLFKNAPLIVLSGFGSGEQHLKLTTVMFQKIFPAIDINTVKLSSCQRIVLLNYNKDTKLIDFRHYSIKLQPVGVSRRLRKFVQNRQVPDLRNLQDVSDFVTKAGYGSESEGDDEAATVTLANDLGRVNKASTKSAVKLQEIGPRMVLQLVKIEEGLCSGDVIFSEYGTASEQRQETNQNNEEDAGDDEDSD